GATGAACCTCTCAGACATGCTGCAACAAGATCGAGAAGACTCTTCAGTGTCAGAGTTGGtggaaactaaacaaaacaggtaatacaatgtttttttgtatttgttggcTTCTCTCATGTGCTTAGAAAGTACAAAAGTCAGTAGCAATTTGTATTGTATCTTGAACCTGGACAAATTTAAACCACATCTATCCACATCGCTggagaagtgaaaaaatgtgtttttgttttgtgtaatttGGATGAACTGGCCCTTTATGTGTTAAGGTTGAAATTTCAACTGCTTGTCAAACAAAGTAATGGAcaaactttttttccatttcagctgTGATAAAGATGGAAACGACCCCACAACTGATGAAAGAATCACAAACAAACGTCCACTGATCGAGCGTAAGTATCCAGATCAATCCGCCTCTCCAGGAGAACAAAAAATGTCTGCTTTTACTAATGTTCCTAAATCACTCGCAGTACAGTTCAGTACTCCCCGTGCTGCTGTCTTTACTGTCTCTGGAGAACACTCAGATACTCCCTGCTCCACTTCTCCAACCTCAGTGCACTGCACAACTTTGCAAGAGCGAATGGATTTGGAAATGTCTGTGCTGAGAAGACAAGAGGCTGTACTCAAGCTGCAAGAAGAATATTACACACTAAAGATCAAGCTGATGAAAAAGCAATTGAAAGAGCCACTTCAAAAGGACTAAGGTAGTTGTAGAAAACTCCCTGTTGCACCTGCATATGAGTTGTGCCTGCTTGTGAAAGGTGACCATCATGATTTGTCAGTTTTACAATTGAAATCTGTAATAGTTTTTTGTGTAGTGGACACAAGTATAAAACTGCAAACATCACATTTAATCTGGATGAAGACGTATTCCATATTCTGCTATTGTGAAACACTGATCAGGTTTGTTCTGTCGCTCAAAGTAAAAAATATCTTCATATGAGCTGgtaaaaatatttcattgcaACATGCATTCGGGATGATATCTATACATCACTACAAACCAGACCTTActaaaactgtttatttatgCCAGAAATATTGTTGTTCTGTAACAACTAAATTTCTATTTGTAGTTATTACCAAAGTCTTTCTAAAGTCACTCTACAGTACTGTAATTGTTATAATAGTGAGCTATAGTCAATTCAGTGTTTGCTGTAGCCCTTATAATCCTATAATAATGCACAGATTGAGCCATAAAGTGTTTTTTCCTCACAGTGGTTTAATTGTCTTTGTGCAGCAAatccttttttgtgttttcgGTTCATACTAATGTACATCACTATAAATATTACAGAAAAAGATATATCATGAGAtacatttctgcttttcttcctgACCATGTACTTTTGTTATGAATGACAGTGAAAGTCAAGGGATTCATTATGTTTGTCGCCTCACGTTGCCTTATTATCACTTCGCTTTTATGACCAAGTCAAGAGTGAaatttttttgtgctgtgtaaatgatttgttgctttgaatacaTAAATAGTTATGGACTCGAAGCACTGACCAGCTTTTAATGATAGTTTATATCATAAGTATTGATATATAATATGAGTTAGACAGCCTCTAATGTGATGCATTAATATGTCATGCCTCGTGCCATATACAGTAACTGGAATTTCACACAGTAAAGTCTTAAATTCCTGAAATTGATTTATAATTTGTAGGAAgtataatttgtgtttttctgtcagtggaGTCCAATTCACATGTATAGTTTTACCCTGTGAGAAATTTTGTTTATTGCCGATTCATGTCATTTACTCTGTAAGTGCAAATTTGGAAGCTGTAAATGTTTGACATATACCAATAAACATATTTATGAAAATTGAACTTGATCATGCCAATGTAAGTAAAGCTAAAATAATGTCGTGTCTAGACAAATGTAGTAATTTGTGTGTAATATTTCTCATAAATCCGTTTATTTGTAAGTGACTGAGTTTGGCACCCAGATGTAAGCAGTGGGGCCCAGAGTGTTGAATAAAAGTCTGTTATTTGCTGTGTGGTTTGCTCATTTCCTTTGTTAGTGTTGTGCCAGACTGCGTTACAGCTGAGTGCTGTGACTGTCTCTCCTTTTCTGCCGCCTCAGCATTAACTCCTcgtcatttctttttttttcattcactctttTAGCTTTCACTGTGGAAAGAGAGCAGCTTTTCAAGCACCACGGTTATGGGCACAAACTAAAGCATGATTGCCCTTATGATACTTAACGTGTTGATGTGAACAGCCTAACCGACCATTAAATTTTCCCAACTTTTATCTTACCATGGGATTAAACACAAATTGAGCTTGCTGCaagcatgtactgtatgtactgggCCAGAATGGGAAGCTGGATAATGGGCTGCTACTTTAACAACAGATTTTCTAACTCCCTATATTTGATACAGAgcatgtttacatgcacactgGTATCTCGGTTTTGTCTTCTGTCctggttttcattttatttgagaaATGGCGTTTACATGGACATGAGAAACCTGGTTACTCATGAGTTATTCATGGACTCTTTATTCACGAAGTATAACAATGTCAAGTGTTACACCCAGTAGTTTTTTCTAACATTACCCACTGTTtatccatttttatttaaagctaATTTAACTGTTTATGTATTGCTTTTAGCTATTTATAGTATTTCTTCACTCTTTTAGCTAACTAGGTCAAAACTGTTATATCCAGAGCTTTTAACTATTTCAACTTACAAGTGTCAAAcacacttgtcttctttctcacaatgtgtttatcggtaggatttacggtttttgaaTAGTCTGCCTTTTACCGACATGAGTCGCTCTCatctgctccattgactccaatgtaaattgagaagaggatttttggagaaaagcagaaaatactctTTTAAACTCGCCgtattatccacatttttgacacaaggatcaaaaaaaaaaaaaaaccatcactgtgttccttaagGTCTCGTGGCTTTGACGGTGAAATTTGTTTGGCgatatcatgtttggttttttgaataaatagcagtagtttgacaggcCCGAATCGGCCGATAATGAGCCCGTCGGAGCAGCTGTGAGGTGCTCCaaaaatttcccaaaggcaaaacatcagcatacaagaaaacTAGAGAATACAAAGTCCTGTGaggattccagtgtcctgacatggtgcaggcacattagatccattcataggatcagacaaattattactgtgattagcacTGATAACAGTATTCATACTAActacagtaaaagtcaaatacaAAATAGATAAAAACAGTAActagcagatttagtggtcagcaattgcaattgcagcaagtgcaatgaaagggaaaaatgtaaacatgttattgtttctgaacaaaaacctataaatccgtggctctaaacatggggacagggcccagggaccttagccaaaggttgtgaatgacagccaatagtagtttttgcttttgtttagttatttgcacttttttattagccctgttgattttatttttcacaattgTCTGTAATGCAAGcatttttgttatattttatagtgttgatattgttattttgttatattgttgtatttatatattgtcATTGTTTcggaataataataaatttcgacttaaaaagtatttttatttgcttaaaacctttgtcctgtgttttcttttgatcagaatcatgatcaactaactgaaaattgaaaaatcccaaaatcattcaatgatcagGCAAATGTAGATTTCAATTTTCGTTCAAGTTTGTATATTGCATTCACTTTATAAATTATGACTCGTTGCTCCGCCCTgcacaaaagtagataagctgattttctaaaaaaaaaaaaaaaaaagtaaaaaaaagtattgatagTGGTATtggtatcagcagtactggccctgtatttacttggtatgggatcataccaaattttgcagtatcGCACACTAttggtttctatgttttgtttcgtaatacatgaCCTGTGATATTTTGGTCTGGTCCAGTTATCattggccaatcattagccaatcagagatgacgacccacctggttgttagaggggttgAACTTAAAAGGGGCAGGTGAAGGCCGCGAGGACGCTAGAAACAGGTGAAGACGGAGACGCTGGTTGtgagttcattcaaatctgGGAAATACTGtcgttcatcaggtgaagacccgggactttgagtcagtgtgtaacctgataaaaccggacgccgagccgtgtgttggagctggtttcagctcttagttcagctaaaccacggtgcCACAGCGACCACCACTGCGAccaccgagtccgccattaccgcgctgGTTTgtaggagaggagagcgcgtgtgcgcggaacgcagacttccaccgagtttcagggtgagtatggagacagtgtgagcacacagaggtaaacagaccaggtgtatcagcctgtgagtCTCTGTatttcagatgctgcaacagaggcctTTCCACCGTGTGAGCCACAGTCGCCACTTTGtgcccgcgcacacgctcgcgcacacaacctcagtgcgcgtgtctccatcgcaccacgcaccttggacagacggcttggatacggctttctggactttatacaaaaagtgagtacacacaacatttcaatccaGAGTATCCCCAAAAAGCGCGCCAACGACATGGTTCcggaaacagtcacagtttatggtgccatgttgcgctggtgccacctgggcctatgttttaaggtggagctcacctggttctgtagtaaatattccttCATTCTTGGTGGTTTGACGTATTTAcattctggaccgtgatgtggttcatgtggcaaagataaaggctgaatatgacaggCGCGAcagtgcagctgcacagagataattaggcctcagcggcctcctcagttcacgttagtaaaccctcagttcacctcccacgtgctcaggttatcaggggtatgtggagacaggcctgtaagtcctcagagttggacagagacacagtttttacccacataaacctttattagttatattagagtccagaGTTACAGGTCAGTGCACGTGGACTGTGGCTGTCTCGAGCACACCTGCtcctttggctcacaggtgcagcagcggcctgggtgaagATGAAGCTGAGGCCGTGGTTCgctctgactgcagctgcaccacggtcatcctcactcaaacaTCACAGTTTCCAATAcgatcaataactatgacaggcaatgattattccctgatcagtctgtgtgtataaagcttcacacagatggatttatattcagtgaactgatgtccacagagtgtgagtgttggacaggatcagtccaacCGCCAGTCTTCACAGGCgaactctgacctgcagactcagactgagctggttcttcttctgcttcttctttcaggtccacaaacagatcagcatgagaagaaatcaacaaatagtaagacgtttttattctgctgctggggtggTCGGCTGCTGTCCCGACCTGtctctcacatgcacatacacgcatacacacgcacacacacacacacacacacacacatacggcGACtatgccaatctgtctcaccctctttttctttctgtctcacacacggcCACTGTGCCATGATTATTACTGTCCGCCCGACCAATCGCCTGTATGTCTATCCCAGGGGTTGGCAACCTTgaatactcaaagagccatttggaccgtctcccacagaaaaaaaaccacctgaagccacaaaaccctttgacatctaaaatgaggataacactgcatatagcttttttttttttttttttttttaaacctgtatGCTTTGTAtaaaaaactatagtgtgttgcaGTTATGAAATAAGTGAACTGtgtgaaattttatttctgcatgtaacaaaaacattttgaactcagAAAAAAAGACGGTTTCATATAAAATACCCAATGTCTATTTGAGTCCTCCtcatatttatgaaataaaaatccaaacttaaattatccaccTCCAGCGAACCATAAATGccgtctgcttctgtgttccaTCATCACTTTATCAAGTGTACTGGAgcatgcagtcagctgtcaacctgaaaatgttgccaccGGGTGTCGCACAGCGGCGTTggtgacgcatattttgagagacaaaaaattaaaaagtgttttaatgttacaagatcactgtaatcctcaaatttagaattacatttaaaaaacaaatgaactaaaagaaaaatacattaaaattaaatactcattatttaGATTCCAAAGTCACATGTGGCTCTGGAGCTgcgggttgccgacccctggtctATCTCTCCCCCCCTTTTAAGAtttgtagcgtcgattttgactacgtgggatgaagaggctatacgaggtatttGACATTCACttttttgatgctgggatgtctggccgccgtgccataacttttcctcctagagaatttgttcctgtccatccattGTGGCTGCCATCGGGCATCTCTCTGTatctgttggtcgggcggttgattgtttgtttgcttgtttgcttgtttgcttgcttgcctgtttgtttgtagcgtcgattttgactacgtgggatgaagaggctatacgaggtatctGAATTTCACtttttgatgctgggatgtctggccgccgtgccataacttttcctcctagagaatttgttcctgtccatccctcCGACGTGGATTTTGAGAGGTATGAGGTTGTTTGCTCTGCCACCGTACCATCACTTtaccttctctctgtccttctgtctctctctgtctcacacacacagactcacactcacactcacacatctgtctctctctctctctccctctaatcagcctgctaggggttgatctgggggcccagcattggggcaGTTTaatgcctgtctctctgtctgatatGGTTGATTTTGGCCTTTATCAGATCATAtaaacctaaacaccaaatttccaaagcagacagatgattggcagaatatacagtgatatataaATAGCAGCAGTTACTGTATATCACATAACAAATTTCTTCAgataagacaaattaacttaaACGTTTGACCATATTCACAAGTGTGGAAGCACAAATAACATGGCCAGCTGTAAAATACatttagtatgtgtgtgtgtcgggggggggggggggggggggggggttaaacacatacacagccttaggggaaaaaaagggaaaatcatTTTGTGAAGTCAGACTGTCCTTTCAACTTTCAATTTGGatagttaaggttagggtaaggggttTAGGCAttatgtattttagtttaaacagaaactttatttatttatttatttatttatttatttttcttcttttccctcctgTCTCCACAAGTGCCTCCCTATAAATTCTTTTATTCTCTTGATTAATCTTGTTAATCCCTGGTGATAACCGCTCTAAGATTAACATAACTGATTAGGAccaagactttgataatgacttgcTTGTATTTTGACTGGTCTAAATGGAATTATTAATAGAACATTGCTATTCTGatctggttgtaaatgtgtttctgatgttggctttctcaagcagttattcagcccatggacgatattttctttgcatttaaaatctgtattggcatctgagatacatttgtgagcACACTTTTTGATATTGAGAAAAGTCATTGTTatgtcagtaagttgctaactTTTCCATCACTAAATAGTGGAGCTACAGGGGCAGGTCTGATGTCaatcgattggggatcctccaaagaaagacttttttttttttaatattcagcctgtgtcctgagcatagttgcattgctgtttatcaccacccaaattttgatcgaagcttcattgtacagggagggtgagttggactttgaggtcacactggctcgtcttgctctaccaagtttcattccaaggggagacaggagtaggacctttctggatTGAAGTAGgtgtgaggaaaagttttgcgattcttacgtctTTTGGCGTcagcacatagggaggcctcccaacaggggaatttttcttgcccctgtaaagcgctacgcaTGGTAAATCGCAGACAAGATTCACTGCTGTATCAAGtggcgtggggttatttgggttaggtttaagtgtaggtgggtttgtatttttttcttttcttttttttaaattgcgtgATGGACAgagtaagggaaggaagcctggcagagagacgactcaaatagctcagacaactgtaaagttgcacccagtttgggtatatttgcttcattttccatctagtggtgatgacgAACGCAGTGAGCACTGTGAAAACATAATAGATGTGTctaagtttaccaggttgaacaataatgattaatttgctcctactgagctacgtgtaACATACGTAGtaacatacttgaaatgaggcattgtcatgggctgaattgaagagaaagtcttaaggaaacaggctttgtcttgaagtacaactgctaatctttataaacaaatgtgaacagagtgacagccatttcagaaggcaaacctgaaaggatgtttacagatggtagagaaaccttttcaaaaacacttgaagatacagttaaggccttgttctggtgcttgaagaaacagagtgaggaagacatgttgaagtttggacagaccataaattctgcttaaattattgtgtagctgctgtagtttgattatgagtgaaccaaggctttattctgtggctgaacctccagtgatggtgttactctctttatccattctgtttacttttacatggtctgttgcacacatttctcccacattgtcagttttctgtcttttagcacctttttcatatacttgtcattttgttttcatatttatcctttttcttaaatttctttgtcaaTGTGAATTTatataactttgtcacttggatgaagaaaagcttgtactctgtagtgctataatttcttactttacatttggacttttctgtctctgagcccaagacatggagctgtcaacttgttgatgttagtctgcaaaaggtgtaaagtgcagtaggagacaatagtgtcttctcaaaCTGtttccatgtatgtcaggacattggactttgtaattactgctgagcctctgtggaagggtttgcaaagatcacaagaccacggcagtacatgctgaggaggagttccacagacaatacagaactggagtgtgatgaagtttcgagttaacggactgatggatagatgtcttcggagactcccagcagactttccaccctgcaggaatggatgcactggactgtccCACAACACAACTGTCTGTGAAAGCGGCcgaccagagtcaggagaagtgaaagagcggcaaccaaaggtaagatctgacgtcatgttgaaggtttgctttagtctgtttgcattttacttattgctaatgattgtttttttctcagttcgagtcatatgtccaacccaaaggaaggctggaaggggaatgttgtggcctgacctgatccaccaagccctggacaccgccaagatctccggacctcacctttgaaggactgttgcaccccacatcgcacaagtctgcaagctgctcttcaaactacaggacacaaccaggaagtgagtctgctgcatctaggaggtggatggactgattttctgcatagtgaagctcaagtgctgattaagcacagactgtgaccatttattaactctgttgttggaaccaaagttttaccagcaCTTCACTTTTAATGCCTCAAGAGgagacggtctcaggaaagtgcaaacaaaacacagctggatctgtgatgttggctttgtGAAGTACTTATTCAGCAAGGAGATGCTTGaagaaacagtgaggaagacatgttgaagtttggacagaccataaattctgcttaaatgattctgtagctgctgtagtttgattatgagtgaactgaggctttattttgtggctgaacttccaatGATGTTgtcactctctttatccatgctgtttacctTTGCATGGTCTGtcgcacacatttctcccacattgtcagttttctgtcctttagcacctttttgaTATActtttcatgttatttattttagtttaactttacatatttatgcgtatgggtcttttttttttattttgttttcatagttatcctttttcttatttttgttattgtgaatttatttaactgtgtCACTTGGATgcagaaaaccttgtactctgtagtgcttgatcatttgtattttttttatttcttactttacatttggacttctctgtctctgagcccaagacatggagctgccAACCTGTTGATAAGATTAGTtggcaaaaggtgtaaagtgcagtaggagacaatagcatcttttcagactgtctccatgttcgtcaggacattggactttgtaattactggtgagcctctgtggaagggtttgcaaaatTCAccagaccacggcagaacatgctgaggaggagttccacaggcaatacagaactggaatgtgataaAGTTTCAAGTTAATGGATTGATGGATAGATGtctttggagactcccagcagaccttccctgcagggatggatccACTGGACTGtttcaccacagtctgtgaaagcagtggACACCAGAgccaggagaagtgagagagcgacAACCAAAGGTAATATCTGAGTTAACG
This region of Toxotes jaculatrix isolate fToxJac2 chromosome 3, fToxJac2.pri, whole genome shotgun sequence genomic DNA includes:
- the LOC121179715 gene encoding myb/SANT-like DNA-binding domain-containing protein 4 isoform X1; amino-acid sequence: MKSCTAVKLSVSEFQFSSTKHTKMPLQLLEGMSSRKRRPNWTDQECLLLAQLMQERKDIIRGKCSTGVSIQDKRQAWEEVAQAINIAFPQIQRTVSDCNKKWENLLAKSREEIKRQKRQAGKDEGLSLEELSTVTQIVISVMNLSDMLQQDREDSSVSELVETKQNSCDKDGNDPTTDERITNKRPLIERKYPDQSASPGEQKMSAFTNVPKSLAVQFSTPRAAVFTVSGEHSDTPCSTSPTSVHCTTLQERMDLEMSVLRRQEAVLKLQEEYYTLKIKLMKKQLKEPLQKD
- the LOC121179715 gene encoding myb/SANT-like DNA-binding domain-containing protein 4 isoform X2; this translates as MPLQLLEGMSSRKRRPNWTDQECLLLAQLMQERKDIIRGKCSTGVSIQDKRQAWEEVAQAINIAFPQIQRTVSDCNKKWENLLAKSREEIKRQKRQAGKDEGLSLEELSTVTQIVISVMNLSDMLQQDREDSSVSELVETKQNSCDKDGNDPTTDERITNKRPLIERKYPDQSASPGEQKMSAFTNVPKSLAVQFSTPRAAVFTVSGEHSDTPCSTSPTSVHCTTLQERMDLEMSVLRRQEAVLKLQEEYYTLKIKLMKKQLKEPLQKD